A stretch of Anas acuta chromosome 3, bAnaAcu1.1, whole genome shotgun sequence DNA encodes these proteins:
- the GTF3C6 gene encoding general transcription factor 3C polypeptide 6 isoform X1 — protein sequence MAAVEGVEGGERKEEDEEEVEEQLVMVELSGIIDSDFLEKCENKCKILGIETERPILQVDRYVFAGEYEDALGTCVVFEENTEHVDAEGNQKVQLKYKCHTMKKLNMTRTLLTEKKEGEENVDGVEWLQIKDRDFSYSRPNTICSFLHEKEDSDESAQAPDKLAEESEGEVSDKGNSDTNCDQAQDKLAEESEGEASDRGNSDTNCDLEKQHGLETDASSLPLPRSPASEAEGSPSASVALEDAPP from the exons ATGGCGGCGGTAGAGGGAGTGGAGGGGGGCGAGAGGAAAGAGGAGGACGAAGAGGAGGTGGAG GAGCAGCTGGTCATGGTGGAGCTGTCAGGAATTATCGATTCAGACTTCctagaaaaatgtgaaaacaaatgcaagatTTTG GGAATAGAGACAGAGAGGCCCATTTTACAAGTGGACAGATACGTCTTTGCAGGGGAATACGAAG ATGCCTTGGGAACCTGCGtggtttttgaagaaaacacagagcatG TAGATGCAGAAGGCAACCAGAAAGTACAGCTCAAGTACAAGTGCCATACGATGAAGAAGTTGAATATGACACGGACACTTCTGacagagaagaaggaaggagaagagaatgTTG ATGGCGTGGAGTGGTTACAGATCAAGGACAGAGACTTTTCCTACAGCAGGCCTAATACGATTTGTAGCTTTCTGCATGAAAAGGAAGATTCAGATGAGTCAGCTCAGGCCCCAGACAAACTAGCCGAAGAGTCAGAGGGAGAGGTGAGTGACAAAGGAAATTCTGACACGAACTGTGATCAGGCTCAAGACAAGCTAGCTGAAGAGTCAGAGGGAGAGGCGAGTGACAGAGGAAATTCCGACACAAACTGCGATctggaaaagcagcatggcTTGGAAACAGAcgcttcttctcttcctctgcctcGTAGTCCTGCTTCTGAGGCAGAGGGATCTCCTTCTGCAAGTGTTGCCTTAGAAGATGCCCCTCCGTGA
- the GTF3C6 gene encoding general transcription factor 3C polypeptide 6 isoform X4 gives MVELSGIIDSDFLEKCENKCKILGIETERPILQVDRYVFAGEYEDALGTCVVFEENTEHVDAEGNQKVQLKYKCHTMKKLNMTRTLLTEKKEGEENVDGVEWLQIKDRDFSYSRPNTICSFLHEKEDSDESAQAPDKLAEESEGEVSDKGNSDTNCDQAQDKLAEESEGEASDRGNSDTNCDLEKQHGLETDASSLPLPRSPASEAEGSPSASVALEDAPP, from the exons ATGGTGGAGCTGTCAGGAATTATCGATTCAGACTTCctagaaaaatgtgaaaacaaatgcaagatTTTG GGAATAGAGACAGAGAGGCCCATTTTACAAGTGGACAGATACGTCTTTGCAGGGGAATACGAAG ATGCCTTGGGAACCTGCGtggtttttgaagaaaacacagagcatG TAGATGCAGAAGGCAACCAGAAAGTACAGCTCAAGTACAAGTGCCATACGATGAAGAAGTTGAATATGACACGGACACTTCTGacagagaagaaggaaggagaagagaatgTTG ATGGCGTGGAGTGGTTACAGATCAAGGACAGAGACTTTTCCTACAGCAGGCCTAATACGATTTGTAGCTTTCTGCATGAAAAGGAAGATTCAGATGAGTCAGCTCAGGCCCCAGACAAACTAGCCGAAGAGTCAGAGGGAGAGGTGAGTGACAAAGGAAATTCTGACACGAACTGTGATCAGGCTCAAGACAAGCTAGCTGAAGAGTCAGAGGGAGAGGCGAGTGACAGAGGAAATTCCGACACAAACTGCGATctggaaaagcagcatggcTTGGAAACAGAcgcttcttctcttcctctgcctcGTAGTCCTGCTTCTGAGGCAGAGGGATCTCCTTCTGCAAGTGTTGCCTTAGAAGATGCCCCTCCGTGA
- the GTF3C6 gene encoding general transcription factor 3C polypeptide 6 isoform X6 yields the protein MGIETERPILQVDRYVFAGEYEDALGTCVVFEENTEHDAEGNQKVQLKYKCHTMKKLNMTRTLLTEKKEGEENVDGVEWLQIKDRDFSYSRPNTICSFLHEKEDSDESAQAPDKLAEESEGEVSDKGNSDTNCDQAQDKLAEESEGEASDRGNSDTNCDLEKQHGLETDASSLPLPRSPASEAEGSPSASVALEDAPP from the exons ATG GGAATAGAGACAGAGAGGCCCATTTTACAAGTGGACAGATACGTCTTTGCAGGGGAATACGAAG ATGCCTTGGGAACCTGCGtggtttttgaagaaaacacagagcatG ATGCAGAAGGCAACCAGAAAGTACAGCTCAAGTACAAGTGCCATACGATGAAGAAGTTGAATATGACACGGACACTTCTGacagagaagaaggaaggagaagagaatgTTG ATGGCGTGGAGTGGTTACAGATCAAGGACAGAGACTTTTCCTACAGCAGGCCTAATACGATTTGTAGCTTTCTGCATGAAAAGGAAGATTCAGATGAGTCAGCTCAGGCCCCAGACAAACTAGCCGAAGAGTCAGAGGGAGAGGTGAGTGACAAAGGAAATTCTGACACGAACTGTGATCAGGCTCAAGACAAGCTAGCTGAAGAGTCAGAGGGAGAGGCGAGTGACAGAGGAAATTCCGACACAAACTGCGATctggaaaagcagcatggcTTGGAAACAGAcgcttcttctcttcctctgcctcGTAGTCCTGCTTCTGAGGCAGAGGGATCTCCTTCTGCAAGTGTTGCCTTAGAAGATGCCCCTCCGTGA
- the GTF3C6 gene encoding general transcription factor 3C polypeptide 6 isoform X5 yields the protein MGIETERPILQVDRYVFAGEYEDALGTCVVFEENTEHVDAEGNQKVQLKYKCHTMKKLNMTRTLLTEKKEGEENVDGVEWLQIKDRDFSYSRPNTICSFLHEKEDSDESAQAPDKLAEESEGEVSDKGNSDTNCDQAQDKLAEESEGEASDRGNSDTNCDLEKQHGLETDASSLPLPRSPASEAEGSPSASVALEDAPP from the exons ATG GGAATAGAGACAGAGAGGCCCATTTTACAAGTGGACAGATACGTCTTTGCAGGGGAATACGAAG ATGCCTTGGGAACCTGCGtggtttttgaagaaaacacagagcatG TAGATGCAGAAGGCAACCAGAAAGTACAGCTCAAGTACAAGTGCCATACGATGAAGAAGTTGAATATGACACGGACACTTCTGacagagaagaaggaaggagaagagaatgTTG ATGGCGTGGAGTGGTTACAGATCAAGGACAGAGACTTTTCCTACAGCAGGCCTAATACGATTTGTAGCTTTCTGCATGAAAAGGAAGATTCAGATGAGTCAGCTCAGGCCCCAGACAAACTAGCCGAAGAGTCAGAGGGAGAGGTGAGTGACAAAGGAAATTCTGACACGAACTGTGATCAGGCTCAAGACAAGCTAGCTGAAGAGTCAGAGGGAGAGGCGAGTGACAGAGGAAATTCCGACACAAACTGCGATctggaaaagcagcatggcTTGGAAACAGAcgcttcttctcttcctctgcctcGTAGTCCTGCTTCTGAGGCAGAGGGATCTCCTTCTGCAAGTGTTGCCTTAGAAGATGCCCCTCCGTGA
- the GTF3C6 gene encoding general transcription factor 3C polypeptide 6 isoform X2, which yields MAAVEGVEGGERKEEDEEEVEEQLVMVELSGIIDSDFLEKCENKCKILGIETERPILQVDRYVFAGEYEDALGTCVVFEENTEHDAEGNQKVQLKYKCHTMKKLNMTRTLLTEKKEGEENVDGVEWLQIKDRDFSYSRPNTICSFLHEKEDSDESAQAPDKLAEESEGEVSDKGNSDTNCDQAQDKLAEESEGEASDRGNSDTNCDLEKQHGLETDASSLPLPRSPASEAEGSPSASVALEDAPP from the exons ATGGCGGCGGTAGAGGGAGTGGAGGGGGGCGAGAGGAAAGAGGAGGACGAAGAGGAGGTGGAG GAGCAGCTGGTCATGGTGGAGCTGTCAGGAATTATCGATTCAGACTTCctagaaaaatgtgaaaacaaatgcaagatTTTG GGAATAGAGACAGAGAGGCCCATTTTACAAGTGGACAGATACGTCTTTGCAGGGGAATACGAAG ATGCCTTGGGAACCTGCGtggtttttgaagaaaacacagagcatG ATGCAGAAGGCAACCAGAAAGTACAGCTCAAGTACAAGTGCCATACGATGAAGAAGTTGAATATGACACGGACACTTCTGacagagaagaaggaaggagaagagaatgTTG ATGGCGTGGAGTGGTTACAGATCAAGGACAGAGACTTTTCCTACAGCAGGCCTAATACGATTTGTAGCTTTCTGCATGAAAAGGAAGATTCAGATGAGTCAGCTCAGGCCCCAGACAAACTAGCCGAAGAGTCAGAGGGAGAGGTGAGTGACAAAGGAAATTCTGACACGAACTGTGATCAGGCTCAAGACAAGCTAGCTGAAGAGTCAGAGGGAGAGGCGAGTGACAGAGGAAATTCCGACACAAACTGCGATctggaaaagcagcatggcTTGGAAACAGAcgcttcttctcttcctctgcctcGTAGTCCTGCTTCTGAGGCAGAGGGATCTCCTTCTGCAAGTGTTGCCTTAGAAGATGCCCCTCCGTGA
- the GTF3C6 gene encoding general transcription factor 3C polypeptide 6 isoform X3, with protein sequence MAAVEGVEGGERKEEDEEEVEEQLVMVELSGIIDSDFLEKCENKCKILGIETERPILQVDRYVFAGEYEDAEGNQKVQLKYKCHTMKKLNMTRTLLTEKKEGEENVDGVEWLQIKDRDFSYSRPNTICSFLHEKEDSDESAQAPDKLAEESEGEVSDKGNSDTNCDQAQDKLAEESEGEASDRGNSDTNCDLEKQHGLETDASSLPLPRSPASEAEGSPSASVALEDAPP encoded by the exons ATGGCGGCGGTAGAGGGAGTGGAGGGGGGCGAGAGGAAAGAGGAGGACGAAGAGGAGGTGGAG GAGCAGCTGGTCATGGTGGAGCTGTCAGGAATTATCGATTCAGACTTCctagaaaaatgtgaaaacaaatgcaagatTTTG GGAATAGAGACAGAGAGGCCCATTTTACAAGTGGACAGATACGTCTTTGCAGGGGAATACGAAG ATGCAGAAGGCAACCAGAAAGTACAGCTCAAGTACAAGTGCCATACGATGAAGAAGTTGAATATGACACGGACACTTCTGacagagaagaaggaaggagaagagaatgTTG ATGGCGTGGAGTGGTTACAGATCAAGGACAGAGACTTTTCCTACAGCAGGCCTAATACGATTTGTAGCTTTCTGCATGAAAAGGAAGATTCAGATGAGTCAGCTCAGGCCCCAGACAAACTAGCCGAAGAGTCAGAGGGAGAGGTGAGTGACAAAGGAAATTCTGACACGAACTGTGATCAGGCTCAAGACAAGCTAGCTGAAGAGTCAGAGGGAGAGGCGAGTGACAGAGGAAATTCCGACACAAACTGCGATctggaaaagcagcatggcTTGGAAACAGAcgcttcttctcttcctctgcctcGTAGTCCTGCTTCTGAGGCAGAGGGATCTCCTTCTGCAAGTGTTGCCTTAGAAGATGCCCCTCCGTGA